TCGGTGCCCACGAGCCCCAGCAGGCTCACGCGCAGGGTGCGCCAGCGGCGGTGGTGGGCCAGCACGCCGTCCACGATGCGCGCCGCCACGCCGCCGCCCGTCGATCGCGACAGCTCGGTCTCGATCCCCGCCCACTCGGCCGTGACCCATGCGTCGTACACGGCGAGGAAGATCTCCCGCTTGTCGGCGAAGTGCTTGTAGAAGGTGCCGGGCGCGTACCCCGCGGCCCGGGCGAGACGGTTCGAGTCCGTCGCGTGGTAGCCGTCGCGGTTGAAGACACGTGCCGCCGCCTCGACCAGGCGCTCGCGGGTCGCCTGGGGCGTGCCGCGCCGCGGCCGGGCGCGCCGGATGACCGCCTGCATGCCCCTCCCCTAGCACACTGGCGCCGGCTCGTCGCTAGTGATAGTCATATCACCATGCACATGACGCTCACTCCGCTTCGCGCCGCGGCCGGCGCGACGCCGCCCTGGCGCGACGTCGTCGTCGACGGCGTCCGGCTCGCCGTCGACGACGGCGGCACCGGCCCCGCCGTCGTCTGCCTGCACGCCATCGGGCACGGCGCGGGCGACTTCCGCGGGTTCCGCGAGCGGATCGGAGCGCGCCATCGCGTTGTCGCGATCGATTTCCCGGGCCAGGGCCGCTCGGGCGACGATCGCGAGCCGCCCACCGCGTCGCGCTACGCCGAGCTGACGGCCGGTGTGCTCGACGCGCTGGGCATCGAGCAGGCGGTCGTGGTCGGCAACTCGATCGGCGGCGCGACGGCGATGCGGCTCGCGGCCGCGCGCCCCGAGCGCGTGCGCGCGCTCGTCCTCGAGAATCCCGGCGGGCTCGATCCGAGCGACCGGCTCGCGCGCGCGGCGATCGCCGCGATGGTGCGCTTCTTCGACGCCGGCGCCCGCGGCGCACGCTGGTTCCCGCGCGCCTTCGCTGCGTACTACCGGATGATCCTCCAGCGGGCCGCCGCGGCCGAGCAGCGCCGCCGCATCGTCGCGTCGGCCTTCGAGATCGCGCCCCTCCTGCGCGACGCCTGGCGGGGCTTCGGTGCGCCCGGCGCGGACCTCCGCGACCTGGCGGCCGGGCTGCGCATTCCCGTGCTGTTCGCGTGGGCACGTCGGGACCAGATCATCCAGCTCAGGCGCTGCCGGCCCGCCATCGCACGCATTCCGGGGGCACGGCTCGAGTGCTTCCCCGCCGGCCACGCACCGCACCTGGAAACGGCCGCCGAGTTCGCGGCCGCCGTCGAGCGCTTCATCGGCTGAGTTGCCGCACTCCGCGGTGCGGCGCTAGAAGCTTCCCCGTGCGCTTCTCCGCGTTCGTCCTCGCCATCCTGCTGGCCTGTCCGGGTCCGGCTCCCGCAAAGCAACCGCGACCGCCCGTCTGCACCCCGGGGCGCTTCGTCGTTCAGGGCGGGCAGCTCCTCGCGAGCATCGCCGACAGCGCCTCGCTCACGATCGGTGACGGCACCGCGGCGATCGGCGCCGGCTGCCCGTTCGGCGTCTCGCGCATCGCTCGGCCCAAGCGGACCTCGACGCTGACGGCATTCTGGAAGATCTGCACCGGAATCGCCCGCGTGCGTGTGAAGGCGCGCTTCGACGCCGCGTGCGACACGCTCACGGGCGCGGTGACGGGGAAGAAGCAGAAACGGCAGAAGTTCACGGCGACGCGGTCCCGCTGTGGCGACGGAATCGTCGACGCCGGCGCAGGCGAAGCATGCGACGGCGCGACGGGGTGCACGGCGCCGCTGCACTGCAGCGCCGCGTGCGCGTGCGTCGGCGATCCCGGATCGCGCGACACGTCGTTCGGGAGCAGCGGCGTGGCGACGGTGGGCAACGCGGGCATGCCGTTCCTCGCGTTCGGCCTTGGCGTCCAGCCGAGCGGCAGCATCATCGTCGCTGGCGGCTTCAATACGCTCATGGCCGACGGAGGCATCGGTGTCGCGCGCTTCACCGCCGATGGCCAGCTCGATCCGACCTTCGGCGCCGGCGGCTGGACGCTCACGAAGCCGATTCCAGCGATCGACTTCATGAGCGACATGAAGGTGCTGCCCGACGGGCGGATCCTGGTCGCCGGCCGCACGGGCTTCGGCGACAACCGGGTGATCGTCCGGTATGACGCCGACGGGCATCCCGACCCGCTGTTCGGCGTCGGCGGAACCGCCACGTTCGATTCGGACTCCTGCTACGAGGTGGAGCCGCTCCTCTCGGTTGCACCGAGCGGGGCCGTCTATGCCGCCTTCCCGGACGTCGGCTGCACGAATCCCGACTTCAAGGCCAGGTTCGTCCGCCTGACCGAGTCCGGCGCCGTGGATCCCGGCTTCGATCTCAAGTTCAACTACCCGGTCACGTTCTCGGTCGTGCGACCCGACGAGCGCGTGGCGATCGCGACCGTCGTCCACCCACCCGACAGCGTGCAGCTCTTCGAGCCGACCGGGCTTCCCGTTCTGTCCTTCGGCACGGGCGGCATGGTGTTCCCCTCGTTCGGCACATCCAGTGCGGGCGGTGCACGGCTCTTCGCCGACGCCGGCTCGCGCCTCGTCGCCATCACCGGTGCGCCCACGCCCGCCGGAGCTGGATTCGCCCTCGAGCGGTGGACGGCCGACGGCGGCGACGACCAGAGCTTCGGCAGCATGGGGCGCGTCGTCACAGTCGGATCGAGCGACGAGTACGCACTCGGGCTCTCCTTCGATGCGACCGGTCGCCTCGTCGTCGTGGGGAGTGGTCCCGCTGCGTTGCTCGTGCGACGCTACGCCGACGACGGTACGCTCGACACGACCTTCGGCGTCGGCACCGTCGCCGTCCCCGGCATGCAGGGGGTCGACGTCGCCGTCCTGCCCGACGGCAAGATCATCGTCCTGGGTCGGCAGATGCCCGCCATGGGCGATCCCTATCGCTACGGCGTGCTGATGCGGCTCTGGCCCTAGTCCGGCCGTCGTGCGAGGTAGAGGAACTCCTCGTTCTCTTCGCGGATGATCGTGGGGTGGCGTGCGACGCGCTCGGCGAGACGATCCAGGAACTCGGCGAACCGATCGCCGCAGAACCGCCGCATCGACTCGAACGTGGAGACCTGGCCGTGGAAGTCCTGCGGCGTGAACTCGAGCGTCGTCCGGAAGCGCTCCTCGACGGCGTCGACGAGGGGTGAGCCGGCGAACGGGGTCGACCCGTGGGGGCGGAGCTCCTCATAGGCGTCGGGCAGCACGACGTCGACGTCGCGCAGGCTGTCGCGGACCATCGCCATGTGGGGTTGCTTCGGGATCGGGTAGCGCCAGAACAGCGCGACCCAGCCGCCCGGCACCAGCACGCGCGCGAACTCCTCCAGCGCGGGCTTGGGAGCGAACCAGTGAAACGCGGTACCGCACGTGACGAGCCCTACACGCTGGCTGCCGATCGCGAGCGCCTCGCCGCGCGCGCGTACCAGCGGCCGATCGGGTCCCGCCGCGTGCGCCTCGGCGAGCATCGGCCATGAGAAGTCGAGGCCCACCGAGCGCCAGCCGCGCGCCGCGAGCGAGCGTGTGACGAAGCCCGTCCCGCAGCCGGCGTCCAGGGCCGCGCGCCCGGCGGCGGGTCCGGTGCGCGCCGCGATGGCGTCGTACAACGTGCCCGAGTAGTCGCGGCGGAATTTCCCGTAGGTCGCCGCCTGACGGCGGAAGTCGAACGGCTCGTCGCTCGGCTGAACTGCGAACTCGGCCATGGCTGAGTCTCAATAGCACGCGGCGCGACCTGGTCGACCCGGCGCGCCATTGCGCGCGCCCCCGCCCGTGGCGCATATCCGACGGCCATGAAGTTCGACCTCCTCTACGAGCTCCAGATGCCGAAGCCGCACGACGAGCGCAGCGAGTGGCGCTGCTTCCAGGAGGCGCTCGAGCAGATCGACCTCGCCGACCGCCTCGGCTACGACACGGTGTGGGAGGTCGAGCACCACTTCCTGACGGAGTTCGCGCACTCCTCCGCGCCCGAGGTGTTCCTGGCCGCCGTCGCGCAGCGCACGAAGAACATCCGCATCGGCCACGGCGTGACGCTGCTGCCGTACAAGTTCAACCACCCGATCCGCGTCGCCGAGCGCGTGGCCACGCTCGACATCGTCTCGAACGGCCGGGTCGAGTTCGGCACGGGCCGCTCGAGCCAGCACGAGCAGGCGGGTTTCGAGATCGACCCCAACGAGTCGCGCGACATGTGGCAGGAATCGCTCGAGATCATCCCGCGCATGTGGACCGAGTCGCCGTTCGAGTACGCGGGCAAGTACGTGAAGATCCCACCGCGCGACGTGATCCCGAAGCCGCTCCAGAAGCCGCACCCGCCCATCTGGGCGGCGGCCACCAGCCCGCAGACCTGGGAGCTCGCGGGCCGCAACGGCATCGGCATCCTCGGCCTCACGATCTTCGTCAGCGTGAAGCAGCTCGAAGATCGCGTGCGCGCCTACCACGCGGCGCTGAAGGAGGCGAAGCCGGTCGGGAAGTTCGTGAACGACAAGGTGGGCGCGTTCACGATCGTGCACGTGGCGGAAACCAGGGAGCAGGCGATCGCGAACGGCGGCGCCGACGCGGCCATCAACTACCTGCTCTATGCCTTCCGCGTGCTCGGCGGCTTCGCCGACCCGAGCGGCAAGGGCATGCAGCGCGAGTACGCCGACCTCGAGATCAAGAGCACGCCGTACCGCGACCTGATCGCGAAGGAGTACCCGCTCATCGCCAAGATGCAGAAGGGCGAGTGCACCTTCGAGGAGCTCGACGCCGAGGACATGGTGATCGTCGGCGATGTCGACCACGTGGCGCGCAAGGTCGAGCGCTACAAGAAGGCCGGCCTCGACCACTTCATCTCGCTCATGCAGGCCGACCGCATTCCGCACCCGGCGGTGATGAAGTCGATCGAGCTGTTCGCGCAGCACGTGATGCCGAACTTCCGGTGAGCCTTCGCGCCGCCTGCCTCGCCGGCGTCGTGGCGGTCCTCGTGTGGTCGGGCATCCGTCCGGCGGACCGGGTCACGTGGTGGCTCGAGGTGGCACCGGTGCTGATCGGGTTGCCCATCCTCGTCGCAACGCGCGCGCGCTTTCCCCTGACGCCGCTCCTCGCCGTGCTGCTGGCGATTCACGCCGCGATCCTGTGTGTCGGCGGGCACTGGACGTACGCCGAGGTGCCGCTCGGATTCTGGATGGAGCGCTGGTTCGGATTTGCGCGCAACCACTACGATCGCATCGGACACTTCGCGCAGGGCTTCGTCCCGGCGATCCTCGCGCGCGAGGTGCTCGTGCGGACCTCGCCGCTCGCGGGGAGCCGGTGGCTGCCGTTCCTCGTCGTGTGCGTCTGTCTCGCGGGCAGCGCGTTCTACGAGTTGTTCGAATGGTGGACGTCGGTCCTGACGGCCGGCGGAGCCACGGCATTCCTCGGCACGCAGGGCGACCCGTGGGACACGCAGTGGGACATGCTCTTCGCGCTCGTCGGGGCCTGTACGGCGCTCCTGACGTTGTCCGGGGAGCACGATCGGGAGCTGTCGGCGCTCTGACGCTCCCGCCTTCACAAGGTCCGCCGCCCGATGCTACGTGGCGCTGCAGACAGGGCACGTATGGATCCCGCATACTTCTTCGCCTTCGCGGCGCTCGCCGGGTCGACGATC
This genomic window from Candidatus Eisenbacteria bacterium contains:
- a CDS encoding LLM class flavin-dependent oxidoreductase gives rise to the protein MKFDLLYELQMPKPHDERSEWRCFQEALEQIDLADRLGYDTVWEVEHHFLTEFAHSSAPEVFLAAVAQRTKNIRIGHGVTLLPYKFNHPIRVAERVATLDIVSNGRVEFGTGRSSQHEQAGFEIDPNESRDMWQESLEIIPRMWTESPFEYAGKYVKIPPRDVIPKPLQKPHPPIWAAATSPQTWELAGRNGIGILGLTIFVSVKQLEDRVRAYHAALKEAKPVGKFVNDKVGAFTIVHVAETREQAIANGGADAAINYLLYAFRVLGGFADPSGKGMQREYADLEIKSTPYRDLIAKEYPLIAKMQKGECTFEELDAEDMVIVGDVDHVARKVERYKKAGLDHFISLMQADRIPHPAVMKSIELFAQHVMPNFR
- a CDS encoding helix-turn-helix domain-containing protein; amino-acid sequence: MQAVIRRARPRRGTPQATRERLVEAAARVFNRDGYHATDSNRLARAAGYAPGTFYKHFADKREIFLAVYDAWVTAEWAGIETELSRSTGGGVAARIVDGVLAHHRRWRTLRVSLLGLVGT
- a CDS encoding DUF2238 domain-containing protein, producing the protein MSLRAACLAGVVAVLVWSGIRPADRVTWWLEVAPVLIGLPILVATRARFPLTPLLAVLLAIHAAILCVGGHWTYAEVPLGFWMERWFGFARNHYDRIGHFAQGFVPAILAREVLVRTSPLAGSRWLPFLVVCVCLAGSAFYELFEWWTSVLTAGGATAFLGTQGDPWDTQWDMLFALVGACTALLTLSGEHDRELSAL
- a CDS encoding class I SAM-dependent methyltransferase, which produces MAEFAVQPSDEPFDFRRQAATYGKFRRDYSGTLYDAIAARTGPAAGRAALDAGCGTGFVTRSLAARGWRSVGLDFSWPMLAEAHAAGPDRPLVRARGEALAIGSQRVGLVTCGTAFHWFAPKPALEEFARVLVPGGWVALFWRYPIPKQPHMAMVRDSLRDVDVVLPDAYEELRPHGSTPFAGSPLVDAVEERFRTTLEFTPQDFHGQVSTFESMRRFCGDRFAEFLDRLAERVARHPTIIREENEEFLYLARRPD
- a CDS encoding alpha/beta fold hydrolase, giving the protein MTLTPLRAAAGATPPWRDVVVDGVRLAVDDGGTGPAVVCLHAIGHGAGDFRGFRERIGARHRVVAIDFPGQGRSGDDREPPTASRYAELTAGVLDALGIEQAVVVGNSIGGATAMRLAAARPERVRALVLENPGGLDPSDRLARAAIAAMVRFFDAGARGARWFPRAFAAYYRMILQRAAAAEQRRRIVASAFEIAPLLRDAWRGFGAPGADLRDLAAGLRIPVLFAWARRDQIIQLRRCRPAIARIPGARLECFPAGHAPHLETAAEFAAAVERFIG